In Callospermophilus lateralis isolate mCalLat2 chromosome 4, mCalLat2.hap1, whole genome shotgun sequence, one genomic interval encodes:
- the Gpr19 gene encoding putative G-protein coupled receptor 19, producing MVFAHRMDHSKPPLVIPTPLVSLQNHSCTETATPLPSHDLMDLYEEPNWMSNRTDLQYGLKPGEVATASIFFGALWLFSIFGNSLVCLVIHRSRRTQSTTNYFVVSMACADLLISVASTPFVLLQFTTGRWTLGTAMCKMVRYFQYLTPGVQIYVLLSICIDRFYTIVYPLSFKVSREKAKKMIAASWIFDAAFVTPVFFFYGSNWDSHCNYFLPSSWEGTAYTVIHFLVGFVIPSVLIILFYQKVIKYIWRIGTDGRTVRRTMNIVPRTKVKTVKMFLILNLLFLFSWLPFHVVQLWHPHEQDYKKSSLVFTAITWISFSSSASKPTLYSIYNANFRRGMKETFCMSSMKCYRSNAYTITTSSRMAKKNYVGISEIPPIAKTVTKDSIYDSFDREAKEKKLAWPINSNPPNTFV from the coding sequence ATGGTTTTTGCTCACAGAATGGATCACAGCAAGCCACCTTTGGTTATTCCTACACCTCTGGTGTCCCTTCAGAACCACAGCTGCACTGAAACAGCCACGCCTCTGCCAAGCCATGACCTGATGGATTTATATGAGGAGCCCAACTGGATGAGCAACAGAACAGACCTTCAATATGGACTGAAACCGGGGGAAGTGGCCACAGCCAGCATTTTCTTTGGGGCTCTGTGGTTGTTTTCTATCTTTGGCAACTCCCTGGTTTGTTTGGTTATCCATAGGAGCAGGAGGACTCAGTCTACCACCAACTACTTTGTGGTCTCCATGGCCTGTGCTGACCTTCTCATAAGCGTGGCCAGCACTCCATTTGTCCTGCTCCAGTTCACCACTGGAAGGTGGACATTGGGTACCGCAATGTGCAAGATGGTGCGATACTTTCAATATCTCACTCCAGGTGTCCAGATCTACGTTCTCCTCTCCATCTGCATTGaccggttctacaccattgtctacCCACTGAGCTTCAAGGTGTCCAGAGAAAAAGCCAAGAAAATGATTGCAGCATCATGGATCTTTGATGCAGCCTTTGTGACCCCCGTGTTCTTTTTCTATGGCTCCAACTGGGACAGTCACTGTAACtatttcctcccttcctcttgGGAAGGAACTGCTTACACTGTCATCCACTTCTTGGTGGGCTTTGTGATTCCATCTGTCCTCATAATCTTATTTTACCAGAAGGTCATAAAGTATATTTGGAGAATAGGCACTGATGGCCGAACAGTGAGGAGGACAATGAACATTGTCCCAAGGACAAAAGTGAAAACAGTCAAGATGTTCCTCATTTTAAATCTGTTGTTCTTGTTTTCTTGGCTGCCTTTTCATGTAGTTCAGCTGTGGCACCCCCATGAACAAGATTATAAGAAAAGTTCCCTTGTTTTCACAGCTATCACATGGATATCCTTTAGTTCTTCAGCCTCTAAACCTACTCTGTATTCAATTTATAATGCCAATTTTAGGAGAGGGATGAAAGAGACTTTTTGCATGTCCTCAATGAAATGTTACCGAAGCAATGCCTATACTATCACAACAAGTTCAAGGATGGCCAAAAAGAACTATGTTGGCATTTCAGAAATCCCACCCATAGCCAAAACTGTAACCAAAGACTCAATCTATGATTCATTTGACAGAGAAGCCAAggaaaagaagcttgcttggcccATTAACTCAAATCCACCAAATACTTTTGTCTGA